In Limnochordia bacterium, a single genomic region encodes these proteins:
- a CDS encoding ABC transporter ATP-binding protein/permease, producing the protein MHLLKTFVSYYKTERWLFLLDMICASLIAGMDLTFPIITRMFMKDFIPNQNMRAVLLWVVVLCVLYVGRLFCQYVVDYYGHVMGVNMEYHMRRDLFTHLQTLDFRFFDDTKVGHLMSRIVNDLRDISELAHHGPEDLFIAGLMLLGSFAYLMTINVPLTLIAFAFVPPIFLYASYKRTAMTNAFTQERKKIADVNAEVENSLSGIRVAKSFVNEDYEERRFDHANVAFKYSRYEAFRAMAEYSSGLNFLTNILNVAVLGAGAWFMYRGYIDLADLTAYLMFISFFLQPIRRLINFTQQYQQGMTGFARFTELMSIQPSIKDAPDAICLEQVYGEIALENVSFRYNESQEVLNDISLVIPAGATVAFVGPSGGGKTTLCHLIPRFYDVTDGQVLLDGRDIRQIQLQSLRGQIGVVQQDVFLFTGTIRENILYGDPSASEEEMITAAKKAQIHEFISTLPDGYDTYVGERGIKLSGGQKQRISIARVFLKNPPILVLDEATSALDTVTEQEIQGALLELAKDRTTLIIAHRLSTIRHADKIVVLDQGRIKEEGSHQELVRQGGMYAKLYEDQNLPEPLVPQTS; encoded by the coding sequence ATGCACTTATTGAAGACTTTTGTCTCGTATTATAAAACAGAACGTTGGTTGTTCTTACTAGATATGATCTGTGCGAGCTTGATTGCGGGAATGGACCTGACCTTTCCGATCATTACGCGCATGTTCATGAAGGATTTCATTCCGAACCAGAATATGCGGGCGGTTCTCCTATGGGTAGTGGTCTTATGTGTCCTATACGTGGGTCGGCTTTTTTGCCAATACGTAGTGGACTACTATGGTCATGTGATGGGTGTGAACATGGAGTATCACATGCGCAGGGATCTATTTACTCATCTGCAAACACTGGATTTTCGTTTTTTCGACGATACGAAGGTGGGTCATTTAATGTCCCGTATTGTCAACGACCTGCGGGATATTTCTGAACTGGCCCATCATGGTCCTGAGGATCTGTTTATTGCAGGCTTAATGCTCCTTGGTTCCTTTGCCTATCTGATGACGATCAATGTACCCTTAACCCTAATTGCCTTTGCTTTTGTTCCCCCTATCTTTTTGTATGCGAGCTATAAGCGCACGGCTATGACCAATGCCTTCACGCAGGAACGAAAGAAAATTGCCGATGTAAACGCTGAGGTGGAAAACAGCCTCTCTGGTATCCGGGTGGCCAAGAGTTTTGTGAACGAAGATTATGAGGAAAGGCGTTTTGATCATGCCAATGTAGCCTTCAAATACTCAAGGTATGAAGCCTTCCGGGCTATGGCCGAGTACTCCTCGGGGTTGAACTTTTTGACTAACATATTGAATGTAGCGGTGCTTGGCGCGGGCGCCTGGTTTATGTACCGAGGATACATCGACTTAGCTGACTTGACTGCATACTTGATGTTTATTAGCTTCTTCTTGCAACCAATCCGTCGCTTGATCAACTTCACACAACAATACCAGCAGGGAATGACGGGTTTTGCTCGGTTTACTGAATTGATGAGCATTCAACCTAGTATCAAGGATGCGCCTGATGCCATCTGCCTGGAACAGGTTTACGGGGAGATCGCCCTAGAGAACGTCTCCTTTCGGTATAACGAGTCCCAGGAGGTATTAAACGATATCTCCCTGGTAATCCCGGCGGGAGCAACGGTGGCCTTTGTGGGACCCTCGGGTGGTGGTAAGACTACTTTGTGTCATTTGATCCCGCGGTTTTACGATGTAACCGATGGGCAAGTTCTTCTCGATGGCAGGGATATCCGACAGATACAACTCCAATCCCTCCGCGGGCAAATAGGTGTGGTACAGCAGGATGTATTTTTGTTTACGGGGACAATCCGTGAAAACATCCTCTATGGTGATCCGAGTGCCTCGGAAGAAGAGATGATCACCGCGGCGAAAAAGGCCCAGATTCATGAATTTATTAGTACCCTTCCCGACGGATATGACACCTACGTGGGGGAACGGGGAATTAAGCTATCTGGTGGTCAAAAGCAACGAATCTCCATCGCTAGGGTCTTTTTGAAGAATCCACCAATCTTAGTCTTAGACGAGGCCACCTCCGCTTTGGATACGGTAACGGAGCAGGAGATCCAAGGGGCCCTGTTGGAATTGGCCAAGGATCGGACAACCCTCATTATTGCCCACCGTCTTTCCACCATCCGCCATGCGGATAAGATCGTGGTTCTTGATCAGGGGCGGATCAAAGAAGAGGGCAGTCACCAAGAGTTAGTTCGGCAGGGGGGGATGTATGCCAAGTTATATGAAGACCAGAACCTACCGGAACCATTAGTACCACAGACTTCCTAA
- a CDS encoding alpha-L-fucosidase has protein sequence MAKAQERMQWFNEARFGMFIHWGLYAIPARGEWVRSNERIPKEDYQPFFHEFNPTEYDPKQWAKLAKEAGQKYVVMTAKHHDGFCLFDSKLTDFKATNTPAGRDLIKEYVDAFRDEGLKVGFYYSVIDWYHDDYPAFGDRHHPMRDNPAFRDRSRDFSRYLEYMHGQVRELLTNYGKIDIMWFDFSYDNMSGETWEATKLVEMCRLLQPDLIIDNRLGGNIKATKPEPYAGDFASPEQIIPPQGIRNEKGEPIPWEACVTLNNHWGYCARDRDYKSAKQVVRGLVECVSKNGNLLLNVGPNARGLIPSESEEILREVGKWMARNGESIYGCGMADLVKPEWGRYTQKGNKLYAHVLDRPIGPIPLAGLNGRIKRARLLADGSELRVGTPWNAVDFPDYAFINLGAANLPDEIDTVIELELY, from the coding sequence ATGGCAAAGGCGCAGGAACGGATGCAGTGGTTTAATGAAGCTAGATTCGGCATGTTCATTCACTGGGGGCTATATGCGATTCCAGCCCGAGGGGAATGGGTAAGAAGTAATGAGCGGATTCCCAAGGAAGACTACCAGCCATTCTTTCATGAGTTTAACCCCACCGAGTATGATCCTAAGCAGTGGGCCAAGTTAGCCAAGGAGGCCGGGCAGAAATACGTGGTGATGACCGCGAAGCACCATGATGGTTTTTGCCTCTTCGATAGCAAACTCACGGATTTCAAAGCGACAAATACCCCTGCCGGCCGGGATTTGATTAAGGAATATGTTGATGCCTTTCGGGATGAGGGTCTAAAGGTTGGCTTTTATTATTCAGTGATCGATTGGTACCACGATGACTATCCCGCCTTTGGCGATCGGCATCATCCCATGCGAGATAATCCTGCTTTCCGGGATCGGTCCCGGGATTTCTCCCGGTATCTTGAGTATATGCACGGTCAAGTGCGAGAGTTGCTTACCAATTACGGTAAGATCGACATCATGTGGTTCGATTTCTCCTACGATAATATGAGCGGAGAAACGTGGGAGGCAACAAAGCTGGTCGAGATGTGCCGGTTGCTCCAACCAGATCTGATCATTGATAACAGGCTTGGAGGAAACATTAAAGCAACTAAGCCTGAGCCCTATGCCGGGGATTTTGCCTCACCGGAACAGATCATCCCACCCCAAGGGATTCGTAATGAAAAAGGGGAGCCTATTCCCTGGGAGGCCTGTGTGACCTTGAATAACCACTGGGGTTATTGTGCCAGGGATCGGGATTACAAGTCGGCAAAGCAGGTGGTCAGGGGCCTTGTGGAATGTGTTAGCAAGAACGGAAACCTGTTGCTAAATGTGGGGCCCAATGCCCGGGGACTGATTCCGAGCGAGTCGGAGGAGATCCTGCGGGAAGTTGGTAAATGGATGGCAAGGAATGGTGAGAGTATCTATGGATGTGGTATGGCTGATCTGGTAAAACCCGAATGGGGTCGCTACACCCAAAAGGGTAATAAGCTATATGCCCATGTATTAGATCGGCCCATTGGACCGATTCCCTTGGCGGGACTAAATGGCCGGATCAAAAGGGCCCGCTTGCTAGCAGATGGATCGGAGCTGCGGGTGGGGACCCCCTGGAACGCAGTGGATTTTCCCGACTATGCCTTCATTAATCTGGGTGCCGCCAATTTGCCCGATGAAATAGATACGGTGATCGAACTGGAACTGTACTAA
- a CDS encoding glycoside hydrolase family 5 protein, which translates to MRTVQIQDGQFTDSAGRSVILHGINMVCKDQGRNYIGPWTRDDFAKLKEWGLNVIRLGIFWDGVEPHPGEYDDAYLDRNAELIKLAAEYGIWVVLDMHQDLFGYPYGGGAPSWAVLTDGKPHVPTKIWSDAYLLSPAIWQAFDSFWQNRPAVDGLGLQDHYARAWRYVASRYRDYDHVIGYDIMNEPFIGSAVNQIQPLMYEQFHKEWGRAREDMDFDELFAAWLDPKRRPERLEILNDVGRYARVIGAVTRGYGQFEWGILSSFYQRVAEAIRSVDQDGIIFLETNYFGNIGVLSNIQPVRDQRGTKDPSQAYAPHGYDLVTDTESPEGASPQRLRFIFQQHELTRNRLQAPMFVGEWGAFYNSQQTKDIALCIKDIFEQLLCGDAYWSYEGPHMAQLPFFPSIRRGYPMAVSGKIQHYYYDADTGYFECTWQEDGGNESTTIYLPDCTNPRAWQIQLAPEGSSFSLEPLGETACYLHIPPWSPCCGTVRVLRVEGTD; encoded by the coding sequence ATGAGGACGGTGCAGATCCAGGACGGGCAGTTTACAGATAGTGCCGGCAGATCTGTCATTTTGCATGGGATCAACATGGTCTGCAAGGATCAGGGGCGGAACTATATCGGTCCGTGGACCCGGGACGATTTTGCTAAGCTGAAGGAGTGGGGCCTGAATGTGATTCGGCTGGGGATCTTTTGGGATGGGGTGGAACCCCATCCCGGTGAGTATGATGATGCATACTTGGACCGGAATGCCGAGCTGATCAAGCTGGCCGCGGAATATGGGATCTGGGTCGTTTTAGATATGCACCAAGACCTGTTTGGATATCCCTATGGTGGTGGTGCCCCCTCCTGGGCGGTGCTAACCGATGGCAAACCACATGTTCCCACTAAAATATGGAGTGATGCCTATCTGCTTAGTCCGGCCATCTGGCAAGCCTTTGATAGCTTTTGGCAAAATCGTCCTGCGGTGGATGGCCTGGGACTACAGGATCACTACGCTAGAGCGTGGCGCTATGTTGCTTCTCGTTACCGAGACTATGATCACGTCATTGGCTATGACATCATGAACGAACCCTTTATTGGCTCAGCGGTGAACCAGATCCAACCGTTGATGTATGAGCAGTTTCACAAAGAGTGGGGACGGGCTAGGGAGGATATGGACTTCGATGAGCTTTTTGCAGCCTGGCTCGATCCGAAAAGGCGACCAGAACGTCTAGAGATTCTCAATGATGTAGGCAGATACGCCCGGGTCATTGGGGCAGTAACAAGAGGGTATGGACAATTTGAGTGGGGTATTCTGTCTTCCTTTTATCAGCGGGTGGCCGAGGCGATCCGTAGTGTGGATCAGGACGGGATCATTTTTCTGGAGACCAACTATTTTGGCAATATCGGGGTCCTAAGTAATATTCAACCGGTGCGAGATCAAAGGGGAACTAAGGATCCATCCCAAGCCTATGCCCCCCACGGATATGATCTGGTCACAGATACGGAATCTCCCGAAGGGGCTAGCCCCCAGCGACTGAGGTTTATCTTTCAACAGCATGAACTTACGAGAAACCGTCTACAAGCACCCATGTTCGTCGGTGAATGGGGTGCTTTTTACAACTCCCAGCAAACCAAAGACATTGCTTTGTGTATCAAAGACATCTTTGAGCAGTTGCTCTGTGGCGATGCCTATTGGTCCTACGAGGGGCCGCACATGGCGCAACTGCCATTCTTTCCAAGCATTAGGCGGGGATACCCTATGGCTGTATCCGGGAAGATTCAGCACTATTACTACGATGCTGACACCGGGTATTTTGAATGCACTTGGCAGGAGGACGGTGGAAATGAATCAACCACGATCTATTTACCCGATTGCACCAATCCAAGAGCATGGCAAATACAGTTAGCACCTGAAGGAAGCAGTTTCTCCCTAGAACCGCTCGGGGAGACTGCTTGCTACCTACACATTCCTCCGTGGAGCCCTTGTTGTGGTACTGTGCGGGTGTTACGGGTAGAAGGAACCGATTGA
- a CDS encoding DUF4981 domain-containing protein: MWKNVAAVLILLIFVVVIICTMPSAGKEEWNNNPEVFQVNREPAHATFIPFADVETALKQDPKDSPYYLLLNGQWSFHWAENPGARPMDFYKEDYDISQWDQIKVPSSWQLEGYDYPIYTNVTYPWTGYENPRPPKAPTLYNPVGSYRHTFTIPEQWEGREVFISLQGVESAFYLWVNGEQVGYSEDSFTPADFNITKYLQKGENTLAVLVYRWCDGSWLEDQDFIRLSGIFRDVYLYAKPKVHIRDFQVMTDLDEEYKHGILRLKIDVRNLGNEPVTAYQLEGMLYDANRLPAFDEPIIAEVSVASPGEVRVEAERFVQSPWKWSAEDPYLYTLVLSLKDAAGENVETASCRVGFREFKLEGNQMKINGKPIMFKGVNRHEIHPDTGRTLTKESMIEDILLMKQFNINAVRTSHYPNDPLWYDLCDEYGLYVIDEANLESHGANHILPKSDPKWLAACLDRVQSMVERDKNHPSVLIWSLGNEAGNGNTFKHLAQWVKERDATRLVHYEGDNRWADIHSTMYTHVDTVEQYGKAGTKPYILCEYAHAMGNSVGNLQKYWDVIEKYPILQGAFIWDWVDQALRWPIPVEQVVLDRSGSGFKSEVVGDLVAGRSGNCLKGYTILPDVPTLNITGEGLTLEAWVKPEGAPEHDHVLIAKGDTQFALKYTANYVGQNRSVIEFFIYDQRGPEWIAAVVNTPADWFGNWHHVVGTFDGQKLQLYIDGKLQAERTTDGKITPNAYPVGIGRDMQTDRRFRGLIDDVRIYNRALTQEEIQDTKRTCDESTVLWLDFETLHVEDSAKKHFFAYGGDWGDHPNDGNFCANGLVFPDRRVQPELDEVKKVYQNIGVKAVDLLKGQVEIRNKHLFTNLEVFRMDWELLEDDQVLQRGSEVLELAPRSSQVITLPLKVPAITPGAEYWLNISFVLREDAPWAQAGHEVAKEQLQMPFREANPSLAVIPSLDLVETSEEIMIQGDDFRILFDRALGTISSFSFREQELIAQGPIPNFWRAPLDNDKGNGMPTRTATWRYAGQKRSIDHVTVTRLDEGRVRITVNATLPTQRPSSHKMSYTFYGTGDVTITSTLVPGPGLPEIPEIGTMLTLPREFEHITWYGRGPLENYQDRQTAAHVGVYTSTVDAQFIPYLEPQETGNKTDVRWVMLTNDEGIGLLAVGMPLLEVVALHYTPEDLSGASHPHKLVRRDETILRLNYKQMGVGGDNSWGARPHPEFTLYADKTYVYSYRLRPIDLATQIPMELSRLLLK, translated from the coding sequence ATGTGGAAAAACGTTGCGGCTGTTCTGATCTTACTGATCTTCGTTGTGGTAATCATTTGCACCATGCCATCGGCGGGCAAGGAGGAGTGGAACAATAACCCTGAGGTTTTCCAGGTGAACCGAGAACCGGCCCATGCTACATTTATTCCCTTTGCCGATGTGGAAACTGCCCTCAAACAGGATCCGAAGGATTCGCCGTATTACCTACTGCTAAATGGGCAGTGGTCCTTTCACTGGGCGGAAAATCCTGGGGCAAGACCGATGGATTTTTACAAAGAGGACTATGACATTAGCCAGTGGGATCAGATCAAGGTTCCTAGTAGCTGGCAACTAGAAGGCTATGATTATCCCATTTACACAAATGTGACTTACCCTTGGACGGGCTATGAGAATCCCCGTCCACCAAAGGCCCCCACTTTGTATAATCCCGTTGGCTCTTACCGGCATACTTTCACCATACCGGAGCAGTGGGAGGGGCGGGAGGTATTTATTAGTCTTCAAGGGGTGGAATCGGCTTTCTATCTGTGGGTCAACGGGGAACAAGTGGGATACAGCGAAGATAGTTTTACCCCTGCGGACTTTAACATTACCAAGTATCTACAGAAGGGTGAGAATACCCTGGCCGTTTTGGTGTATCGCTGGTGCGATGGTAGTTGGCTTGAGGACCAGGACTTTATCCGTCTTAGTGGTATTTTCCGGGATGTCTATCTCTATGCGAAGCCTAAGGTACATATTAGGGACTTCCAAGTGATGACGGACCTTGATGAGGAATATAAACATGGAATCCTAAGGCTAAAGATAGATGTGCGCAACCTAGGAAACGAGCCGGTTACAGCTTATCAGTTGGAGGGGATGTTGTATGATGCCAACAGACTTCCTGCTTTTGACGAACCGATCATTGCCGAGGTCAGTGTTGCCAGCCCAGGGGAAGTGAGAGTGGAGGCCGAAAGATTTGTTCAAAGTCCATGGAAATGGTCTGCAGAGGATCCCTACTTGTATACTTTGGTTCTGTCCTTAAAGGATGCGGCCGGGGAGAACGTAGAGACTGCCAGTTGTCGGGTGGGTTTTCGGGAGTTTAAGCTCGAAGGGAACCAGATGAAGATTAACGGTAAACCCATCATGTTTAAGGGTGTAAACCGCCATGAGATCCACCCGGACACCGGAAGGACCCTCACCAAGGAAAGCATGATTGAAGATATTCTTCTCATGAAACAGTTTAACATTAACGCAGTACGCACCTCCCATTACCCCAATGACCCCCTTTGGTATGATCTTTGTGATGAATATGGTCTTTATGTGATAGATGAAGCTAATCTGGAGTCCCATGGTGCAAATCATATCTTACCGAAGAGTGACCCGAAATGGCTAGCCGCATGTCTTGATCGGGTACAAAGCATGGTGGAGCGGGACAAGAACCATCCTTCGGTGCTCATCTGGTCCTTGGGGAACGAAGCGGGAAACGGTAACACATTCAAACACCTAGCTCAGTGGGTAAAGGAGCGGGATGCCACCCGCTTAGTGCATTATGAGGGGGATAACCGGTGGGCGGATATACACAGCACGATGTATACCCACGTAGATACCGTCGAGCAGTACGGGAAGGCCGGCACTAAACCATATATCCTCTGTGAGTATGCCCACGCGATGGGCAATAGCGTGGGGAATCTGCAAAAGTACTGGGATGTGATCGAAAAATATCCCATCTTGCAGGGTGCTTTTATTTGGGACTGGGTGGATCAAGCCCTGCGGTGGCCGATACCGGTCGAGCAAGTGGTGCTAGATCGAAGTGGATCAGGCTTTAAATCCGAGGTTGTTGGTGATTTGGTGGCAGGTAGATCTGGAAATTGTCTGAAGGGATATACCATACTACCCGATGTGCCAACGCTAAACATTACCGGGGAAGGATTAACCCTTGAGGCGTGGGTAAAGCCTGAGGGTGCTCCCGAGCATGATCATGTGCTGATCGCCAAGGGAGATACCCAGTTCGCGCTTAAGTATACCGCCAATTACGTCGGGCAAAACCGCAGTGTTATCGAGTTCTTTATCTATGATCAACGGGGTCCAGAATGGATTGCGGCGGTGGTGAATACTCCAGCGGATTGGTTTGGGAATTGGCACCATGTGGTGGGCACCTTCGATGGGCAAAAGCTGCAGCTTTACATCGATGGGAAGCTACAGGCTGAAAGGACCACCGATGGGAAGATCACGCCTAATGCTTATCCTGTGGGGATCGGCCGGGATATGCAGACTGATCGTAGATTCAGAGGTCTCATCGATGATGTCCGAATCTATAACCGTGCCCTCACCCAAGAGGAAATCCAGGATACGAAAAGAACCTGTGATGAAAGCACTGTCCTGTGGCTAGATTTTGAAACCTTACATGTAGAGGATAGTGCAAAGAAACATTTCTTTGCCTACGGGGGCGATTGGGGAGATCATCCTAACGACGGGAACTTCTGTGCGAATGGATTAGTCTTTCCCGATCGGAGGGTACAGCCCGAACTAGATGAGGTGAAAAAGGTCTACCAGAACATTGGTGTAAAAGCGGTAGACTTACTAAAGGGTCAAGTTGAAATCCGAAACAAGCACTTGTTCACAAACCTGGAAGTCTTCCGGATGGACTGGGAATTGCTAGAGGATGATCAAGTCCTTCAGAGAGGAAGCGAGGTGCTAGAACTAGCACCCCGATCATCCCAGGTAATTACCCTGCCCCTGAAAGTACCAGCAATAACGCCGGGCGCGGAATACTGGCTGAACATCAGCTTTGTACTAAGGGAGGATGCCCCATGGGCTCAGGCTGGTCATGAGGTAGCCAAAGAGCAATTGCAGATGCCCTTTAGAGAAGCTAACCCCAGCTTGGCAGTGATACCCAGTCTAGACCTTGTGGAGACCTCTGAGGAGATCATGATTCAAGGTGATGATTTTCGTATCCTGTTTGATCGGGCCCTAGGGACCATCTCCTCCTTTAGCTTTAGGGAGCAGGAGCTAATCGCGCAAGGTCCCATCCCCAACTTCTGGAGGGCGCCGTTAGATAATGACAAGGGCAATGGTATGCCCACGAGGACTGCCACGTGGCGGTATGCGGGGCAGAAAAGAAGTATCGATCATGTGACTGTTACCAGGCTTGATGAGGGAAGGGTCCGGATCACAGTTAATGCTACGCTACCAACCCAGCGTCCTTCATCCCACAAAATGTCCTACACTTTCTATGGTACTGGCGATGTGACGATTACCAGTACGTTAGTACCCGGTCCGGGTTTACCTGAGATACCCGAGATCGGGACAATGCTGACATTACCGCGGGAGTTTGAGCACATAACGTGGTATGGACGGGGTCCTTTGGAGAACTATCAGGATCGACAGACAGCTGCCCATGTGGGCGTATACACAAGCACAGTTGATGCTCAGTTCATTCCCTATCTGGAACCGCAAGAAACAGGGAACAAGACAGATGTCCGTTGGGTGATGCTTACTAATGATGAAGGAATTGGACTGCTGGCGGTGGGTATGCCCCTTCTGGAGGTAGTTGCCTTACACTATACCCCGGAGGATTTATCCGGCGCAAGTCACCCGCACAAGCTGGTACGCCGGGATGAGACTATCCTGCGGCTTAACTACAAGCAGATGGGAGTTGGCGGTGATAATAGTTGGGGTGCAAGACCCCATCCTGAGTTTACCCTGTATGCGGACAAAACCTACGTGTATAGCTATAGATTGCGTCCCATTGATCTGGCTACTCAAATACCGATGGAATTGAGTAGACTGCTTCTTAAATGA
- a CDS encoding tetratricopeptide repeat protein codes for MSCSEHGEDRFIEFVVRNPDLRLEMEQLNEEGQRLLREYDLEGAYAKFQRILEICPFSPVGHNNVGACYYYQGDYEKAAAHFRKTVQDYPDYVFALAMLARCQQELGDVKGAQGTMRRAVRAYRPGNPQRGDEVDTVEVICESFAHLEDDRGLFDFFRRYGGNRGISWPVVARAGVAAFNLGRFAQARRYWQQALDRQPTTGILQSFMFTAELAELRKVPEFRLDYELQIPEELKDIKDDGQLEDPKLLTGTLKTVLVEGLWTEDEVMTNAAIEVLTRSKEPWAEDVLWMLFDDPQLSLDTKMAACVALVRKGVVSPGDRIRMNVDGLVQDVVIRDRLAEYEGDPKVIAAFKRGKQLQEKGDLEQAGWHYRKAIEQDPNFVLPRLRLAEVYMGQERWKEANEVLSGTMVSDIEESDLWRYWWLVGETVFHLGQYDKAQMAFDKVRGAIPDGLEEEIQEWLEAIEAEMKKG; via the coding sequence ATGAGTTGTTCAGAACACGGTGAGGATCGCTTTATTGAGTTTGTGGTGAGGAATCCAGACCTTAGGTTGGAGATGGAGCAGCTGAACGAGGAAGGACAAAGGCTACTCCGTGAGTATGATCTTGAAGGCGCCTACGCGAAGTTTCAGCGTATCTTGGAGATATGTCCTTTTTCACCGGTAGGCCACAACAACGTCGGTGCTTGTTACTATTACCAGGGGGATTACGAGAAGGCCGCGGCGCATTTTCGAAAGACTGTGCAGGACTATCCCGATTATGTATTCGCATTGGCAATGCTTGCCCGCTGCCAGCAAGAGTTGGGTGATGTTAAGGGTGCCCAAGGTACTATGCGCCGTGCCGTACGGGCCTACCGGCCCGGGAACCCCCAACGGGGTGATGAAGTAGATACTGTTGAAGTGATCTGTGAGTCCTTTGCCCATCTGGAAGATGATCGGGGTTTGTTTGACTTCTTTCGTCGGTATGGTGGAAATCGGGGGATCAGCTGGCCAGTTGTGGCACGAGCCGGTGTGGCAGCCTTTAATCTCGGACGGTTTGCCCAGGCGCGCCGCTATTGGCAGCAGGCCCTAGATAGACAACCAACTACCGGTATTCTGCAAAGTTTCATGTTCACTGCAGAGCTTGCTGAACTGAGAAAGGTTCCGGAGTTTCGCTTGGACTACGAGTTGCAGATTCCCGAGGAGCTGAAAGACATCAAAGACGATGGACAGTTAGAAGACCCCAAATTGCTTACGGGAACTCTTAAGACAGTTCTTGTCGAAGGGCTTTGGACCGAAGATGAAGTGATGACAAACGCGGCGATAGAGGTGCTCACCCGTTCCAAAGAGCCGTGGGCCGAGGATGTGCTATGGATGCTTTTTGATGATCCCCAGCTTTCACTAGATACGAAAATGGCAGCTTGTGTTGCGTTAGTACGTAAAGGCGTCGTAAGTCCCGGGGACCGCATCAGAATGAATGTTGACGGATTAGTGCAAGATGTGGTTATTCGGGATAGACTGGCCGAATATGAGGGTGATCCCAAGGTAATCGCAGCCTTCAAGAGAGGAAAACAGCTCCAGGAAAAGGGAGACCTGGAACAAGCAGGATGGCATTATCGCAAAGCCATCGAACAAGATCCGAATTTCGTGCTGCCACGTCTTAGGCTCGCCGAGGTGTATATGGGACAAGAACGATGGAAAGAGGCTAACGAAGTCCTTAGTGGCACGATGGTCAGCGACATCGAGGAGTCTGACCTGTGGCGCTATTGGTGGTTAGTGGGTGAGACGGTATTCCATCTTGGTCAGTACGACAAGGCCCAGATGGCCTTTGACAAAGTCCGAGGTGCTATTCCCGATGGACTTGAGGAAGAGATCCAAGAGTGGCTTGAGGCAATAGAGGCGGAGATGAAGAAGGGCTAA